The sequence GGTGGGGGTGCCGTTGTAGTCGTCGTCGGTGATCTGCTCGAGCCACGTGGTGGTCTGGCTCGGGTCATCGGCGGCTTCGAGGATCGCGATGTGCTCCATGAAGCTGCCCTGGCTGGCGGCGTGGAAGTGCTCTTCCCCGGGGGCGATCGAGATGGTCTGCCCGGGGTGAACGTCGACGACGTGTCCGTCACGGGTGCCGAACCGGGCGATGCCCTCGGT comes from Frondihabitans peucedani and encodes:
- a CDS encoding (R)-mandelonitrile lyase, translating into MQIQPQKPTSLNPEEQFPGQVWVDPIVAPQTDDQRVTVAKVRFAPGARTAWHHHARGQFLHVTEGIARFGTRDGHVVDVHPGQTISIAPGEEHFHAASQGSFMEHIAILEAADDPSQTTTWLEQITDDDYNGTPTA